Proteins from a genomic interval of Vreelandella profundi:
- the tssM gene encoding type VI secretion system membrane subunit TssM: MWSTLTSKLSRWVPGLSRAQTAKNRANAHGNKAKGLLRISTLLWAVLLIVLLVAIWWLGPGWEIRDVMPLAPLTNRLLATLAVVTLIAVIWGVRLARRLRTLDEEREHEDARQQDPIMSQVERQEASLDSVLTEITSSLGGGHNSRYRLPWYLVMGVENAGKTSLINRSGQTFALTHVMKASGQSSKQGQLGFDWWIGDKAVLIDPDGELLTQGAMEGGEPQELQRRLWDHFVDWLERNRAQRPLDGVVLVLDLARLSHAQVAVRKAYAALLRSRLRELMERHGTRLPVYVTFSKMDLLHGFDDFFRHYSRAARRAPLGFTFSAASMDTPGKWESEFEADYDALLARLNQHMPTMLSECRDRDERESVFRFVRQLAGLRDVLFGFLAEALSSDRFSTAAMVRGTYFTSVYQQGVPEDPFVDAAARRYGMGDTVQPAHRATRSALYFTEELFDKVIYPEAGLAGDNARVTQRRRRARNISLVACLIMGVGLVGGWAHFYQKNSVSLAAVEERAATFLATQPEAFQSDDPSGYEFLEPLDRLRYALETFSEYRTHTPYLADMGLYQGHIIGAQVERAYLAMLENQFLPALMIGIVDDMNRSEEGSNAKLALLRVLRMMSDASGRQPERVERFMAQRWQGYFPQRGDVQERLLTHLDYALIHSDLQGHIADGQQRAEQAMAPLQGSIDAAQQELSRQPIDERVYTSLKVAGSRQGEPLDLRRSVGTLFNTVFMARNDQAEYVQLPHLVTRDGFENYFLQELDRATELALIDVWVLGQRDNINFSEADKQQLQTALRDYYVSDYHVSWRDALRNTQLVPLPDIHQAIVVADALVGSQRPLDRLLNAVERNTSLYPELPEDDEQARAALRESQRYQLALAIEQPFTPINQLSQARNDNPSSLEEIKVAVTELRNYLQEIEESSDAERAAFMNVRDRLSLRGNDPIYNLQRIAENTPQPVGRMLHDLADQSWQLMMVSATRHLEHLWLDEVVAPYQERLAGRYPLAPGATSEVALSDFEDFFAPSGTLDAFYEESLKPFIEGAPEYLVDADGNSLLRDSLHTAVQQAEQIRRAYFSRDGALDVEFALEPVSLSPDKRRSVISVDGQLIEYAHSASQRVSMIWPNTLRGGNESRVTMVPSEINRSPRSVTQDGAWAWFRLLEQADITSVSERELELRFNVDGGSMRYRLFANGSANPFTRPLAAGFQLPAALYAERGSNADQT, from the coding sequence ATGTGGTCAACATTAACATCAAAGCTGAGCCGCTGGGTGCCTGGCTTGTCGCGGGCACAAACAGCGAAAAACCGTGCCAATGCGCATGGTAATAAAGCGAAAGGGCTATTGCGGATCTCAACACTGCTATGGGCGGTGTTGCTCATCGTATTACTGGTCGCTATTTGGTGGCTGGGGCCGGGTTGGGAAATACGCGACGTCATGCCGCTTGCCCCGTTGACGAACCGCTTGTTGGCAACGCTGGCCGTCGTCACGCTTATTGCTGTGATCTGGGGAGTCCGCTTAGCGCGCCGGCTGCGAACCTTGGATGAAGAGCGTGAGCACGAAGACGCTCGCCAGCAAGACCCGATTATGTCCCAGGTGGAGAGACAAGAAGCCTCGCTCGACAGCGTGTTGACTGAGATTACGTCGAGCCTAGGCGGTGGCCATAACAGCCGTTATCGCCTGCCTTGGTACCTGGTGATGGGGGTCGAAAATGCGGGCAAAACCAGCCTGATCAATCGCTCCGGCCAAACCTTTGCGCTGACCCACGTGATGAAAGCATCTGGGCAGAGCAGCAAGCAGGGCCAGCTAGGCTTTGACTGGTGGATTGGCGATAAAGCAGTGCTGATTGACCCTGATGGTGAGCTGCTAACGCAGGGCGCTATGGAGGGCGGTGAGCCTCAAGAGCTACAGCGCAGGCTGTGGGACCATTTTGTCGATTGGCTTGAGCGCAATCGTGCCCAGCGGCCGTTAGATGGCGTTGTACTGGTGCTGGATCTAGCCCGATTAAGCCACGCCCAAGTGGCGGTGCGCAAAGCCTATGCCGCGCTGTTGCGAAGCCGCTTACGTGAATTAATGGAACGTCACGGCACCCGGCTACCGGTTTACGTCACGTTTAGCAAAATGGACTTGCTGCACGGCTTTGACGACTTTTTCCGCCACTATTCCCGCGCAGCCCGCCGTGCGCCGCTTGGCTTTACCTTTTCAGCCGCTTCGATGGACACGCCCGGGAAATGGGAGTCTGAGTTCGAAGCTGATTATGACGCCTTGCTGGCACGCTTGAACCAGCATATGCCGACCATGCTGTCCGAGTGTCGCGACCGCGATGAGCGTGAGTCGGTATTCCGGTTTGTGCGTCAGTTAGCGGGGCTGCGCGATGTGCTGTTCGGCTTTCTGGCCGAGGCGCTGTCGAGCGATCGCTTCTCAACGGCGGCGATGGTGCGCGGCACGTATTTTACCTCGGTTTATCAGCAGGGCGTGCCGGAAGATCCGTTTGTTGATGCCGCCGCACGCCGCTACGGCATGGGCGATACCGTGCAGCCTGCGCACAGGGCCACCCGCAGCGCGCTTTATTTCACCGAAGAGTTGTTTGATAAAGTTATTTATCCCGAGGCAGGCTTAGCAGGCGATAACGCCCGTGTGACTCAGCGCCGCCGTCGGGCGCGCAATATTAGTCTGGTTGCCTGCTTGATCATGGGAGTTGGTTTAGTCGGTGGCTGGGCGCATTTCTATCAAAAGAACAGTGTCTCTCTCGCTGCAGTAGAAGAGCGGGCGGCAACGTTCTTAGCCACTCAGCCTGAGGCTTTCCAAAGCGACGATCCCAGCGGCTATGAGTTTCTAGAACCGCTGGACAGGCTGCGCTATGCGCTGGAAACCTTCTCCGAATACCGCACGCACACGCCTTATCTCGCCGATATGGGGCTTTATCAAGGGCATATCATTGGCGCCCAGGTTGAGCGTGCCTACCTGGCGATGCTGGAAAATCAGTTCCTGCCGGCATTAATGATCGGCATCGTGGATGACATGAATCGCTCCGAGGAAGGCAGTAACGCGAAATTAGCGTTACTGCGCGTGCTGCGCATGATGTCAGACGCCAGTGGCCGCCAGCCTGAGCGGGTAGAGCGCTTTATGGCGCAGCGCTGGCAGGGCTACTTTCCTCAGCGGGGCGATGTTCAAGAACGCCTGTTGACACACCTTGACTACGCGTTGATACATAGCGATTTACAAGGGCATATTGCTGATGGCCAGCAGCGTGCCGAACAAGCCATGGCGCCGCTTCAAGGCAGCATCGACGCGGCACAGCAAGAGCTTTCTCGTCAGCCGATTGATGAGCGGGTGTATACGTCCTTGAAAGTCGCCGGTAGCCGCCAAGGTGAACCGCTTGACCTGCGCCGTAGCGTCGGCACGCTGTTCAATACGGTATTTATGGCGCGCAATGATCAGGCCGAGTACGTGCAACTGCCTCACTTGGTGACCCGCGACGGCTTCGAGAATTACTTTCTACAAGAGCTTGATCGGGCCACAGAGCTTGCGCTGATCGACGTGTGGGTGTTGGGGCAACGCGATAACATCAACTTTAGCGAAGCCGATAAACAGCAGCTGCAAACGGCGCTGCGCGACTACTACGTGAGTGACTATCACGTTAGCTGGCGCGATGCCTTGCGCAATACGCAGCTGGTGCCTTTGCCGGACATTCATCAGGCCATCGTGGTGGCGGATGCGCTGGTGGGTTCACAGCGGCCATTAGACCGATTGTTGAACGCCGTTGAACGTAATACCAGCCTCTATCCTGAGCTGCCCGAGGATGACGAACAGGCCCGCGCAGCGCTGCGCGAATCTCAGCGATACCAGCTAGCGCTGGCCATTGAGCAGCCCTTTACGCCGATTAACCAGCTCAGCCAGGCGCGTAATGACAACCCCTCGTCGCTTGAGGAAATTAAGGTAGCGGTCACTGAGCTGCGCAACTACTTGCAGGAAATTGAAGAGTCGAGCGATGCAGAGCGTGCCGCCTTTATGAATGTGCGTGATCGGCTTTCGCTGCGTGGTAACGACCCCATTTACAATCTACAGCGCATTGCCGAAAACACGCCGCAGCCGGTAGGCCGCATGCTGCATGATTTGGCTGATCAGAGCTGGCAGCTAATGATGGTGAGTGCCACGCGTCATTTAGAACACCTTTGGCTGGATGAAGTGGTCGCGCCTTATCAAGAGCGCCTAGCCGGCCGCTACCCGCTTGCCCCCGGCGCCACCAGTGAAGTAGCGCTTAGCGACTTTGAAGACTTCTTTGCCCCCAGCGGCACCCTAGATGCCTTCTATGAAGAAAGCTTAAAGCCCTTTATTGAGGGCGCGCCCGAGTACTTAGTTGATGCTGACGGTAACTCGCTACTGCGCGATAGCCTGCACACCGCCGTTCAACAGGCCGAGCAAATTCGTCGCGCCTACTTTAGCCGCGACGGCGCGCTGGATGTGGAGTTCGCCCTAGAGCCGGTGAGCTTAAGCCCTGACAAGCGTCGCAGTGTGATCAGCGTGGACGGCCAGCTGATCGAATACGCCCACAGCGCCAGCCAGCGTGTTTCGATGATTTGGCCCAATACTTTACGCGGTGGCAATGAAAGTCGCGTCACTATGGTGCCTAGTGAAATCAACCGCTCTCCGCGCAGCGTGACTCAAGACGGCGCCTGGGCCTGGTTCCGGCTGTTAGAACAAGCCGATATCACCAGTGTCAGCGAGCGGGAGCTGGAACTGCGCTTCAACGTCGATGGCGGCTCGATGCGTTATCGCCTGTTTGCTAACGGCTCAGCCAACCCCTTTACGCGCCCGCTAGCGGCGGGCTTCCAGTTGCCAGCGGCGCTCTACGCCGAGCGAGGCAGCAATGCTGACCAAACTTAA
- the tssH gene encoding type VI secretion system ATPase TssH, whose amino-acid sequence MLRVELPALIDRLNPITRQGLEQAAVLCAQQQAPEVAAAHLLQALLDQPLCDVRCLCEHFEIDTAALRAKLAEETRPPRDLEIITPSFSPLLVELLQDAWLLAATEYQHRALRSGAVLTALLHNAERYLGAGSVRLLADINRETLRRHLEHLAAESAEAPSDPSSNAGRQSGMGSGSMGPGSEKPENDSALARFATSLTEQARQGELDPVLGRDPEIDQMLDILGRRRKNNPIVIGDAGVGKSAVVEGLAARIVAGQVPAALKDVELLTLDLGALQAGAAVKGEFEKRLKAVIDEVKNAPRPTLLFIDEAHTLIGAGNQEGGGDAANLLKPALARGELRTIAATTWREYKKYFEKDPALSRRFQPIALSEPSVEQALVILRGLRDVYERAHGVLIGDSGLRAAAALSARYLAGRQLPDKAIDVLDTACTRLAQALDTPPRRLSHLQSEHIAALRERDQLERERLLGREPDSENHHILTERLAKLEQELASLEAAWQAQRGCVDAIVAMHRQLLDATNSDALDQLPEDIHQALAEREQQLTQLQETFALVNPSVEEAQIAQVIGDWTGVPVERMTSDELTRLTELPTYLGELIQGQSSAVERIHRHLLTARADLRRPGRPLGAFLLVGPSGVGKTETVVQIADQLYGGRQFLTTINMSEYQEKHTVSRLIGSPPGYVGFGEGGLLTEAIRQRPYSVVLLDEVEKAHPDVLNLFYQAFDKGELADGEGRLIDCKNVLFFMTSNLGYEAIVRHGDNAAQLDAALYPVLAEFFKPALLARMEVVPYLPLDGDTLRDIAKAKLHTLATRIRERHRHADVALDDTLVDAICQRATRSENGARMLESVIDGELLPPLSRALLERMARREQVTRVALGVDAELGTFTAEVA is encoded by the coding sequence ATGCTCAGGGTAGAGCTACCGGCGCTTATTGATCGCCTGAACCCGATCACCCGCCAAGGCCTCGAACAAGCCGCGGTGCTGTGCGCACAGCAACAGGCGCCAGAAGTCGCGGCCGCGCATTTGCTGCAAGCGCTGCTGGACCAGCCGCTGTGCGATGTACGCTGTTTGTGCGAGCATTTTGAGATCGATACTGCGGCGCTGCGAGCAAAACTTGCCGAAGAAACGCGCCCGCCGCGCGATCTTGAGATCATCACGCCCAGCTTTTCACCGCTGCTGGTGGAGCTATTACAAGACGCCTGGCTGCTCGCCGCTACCGAATATCAGCACCGTGCATTACGCAGTGGCGCCGTGCTAACGGCTTTATTGCATAACGCTGAGCGCTATCTTGGCGCGGGTTCGGTGCGCCTGCTGGCGGATATCAATCGCGAAACGCTGCGCCGCCATTTAGAGCACCTTGCCGCTGAATCGGCTGAGGCTCCCAGTGATCCATCCTCAAACGCAGGGCGCCAGTCTGGCATGGGGTCTGGAAGCATGGGGCCTGGAAGCGAGAAGCCTGAAAACGATAGTGCGCTGGCGCGGTTTGCCACCTCTTTAACCGAACAGGCACGCCAAGGCGAGCTCGACCCCGTGCTGGGGCGCGATCCGGAAATCGACCAGATGCTCGATATTCTGGGGCGTCGACGCAAGAACAATCCGATTGTGATCGGGGATGCCGGGGTGGGTAAAAGCGCCGTTGTGGAGGGGTTGGCAGCACGCATTGTGGCAGGGCAAGTTCCTGCAGCGCTAAAAGATGTTGAGCTACTGACTCTTGATTTAGGCGCCCTGCAGGCAGGCGCTGCCGTTAAAGGCGAGTTTGAAAAACGCCTGAAAGCAGTGATTGATGAGGTGAAAAACGCACCGCGCCCTACGCTGTTGTTTATTGATGAAGCGCACACGCTGATTGGCGCCGGTAATCAAGAAGGGGGCGGTGATGCGGCCAACTTACTCAAGCCTGCGCTGGCGCGCGGCGAGCTGCGCACCATTGCCGCGACCACGTGGCGCGAATACAAAAAGTACTTCGAAAAAGACCCCGCGCTTTCAAGGCGCTTCCAGCCTATAGCGCTCTCTGAACCGAGCGTGGAGCAGGCGCTGGTGATTCTGCGCGGCCTGCGCGATGTTTACGAGCGTGCCCATGGGGTGCTGATTGGCGACAGCGGTTTGCGCGCCGCCGCGGCACTGTCGGCACGCTACTTGGCCGGGCGGCAGCTGCCGGACAAAGCGATCGACGTGCTGGATACCGCCTGCACGCGATTAGCACAGGCGTTAGACACGCCGCCGCGCAGGCTCAGCCATCTGCAAAGCGAGCACATCGCCGCATTGCGTGAGCGCGACCAGCTCGAGCGTGAGCGACTGCTAGGGCGTGAGCCCGATAGCGAAAATCACCACATCTTAACGGAGCGCCTAGCCAAGCTTGAGCAGGAGCTAGCAAGCTTAGAAGCCGCCTGGCAGGCGCAGCGTGGGTGTGTTGATGCGATTGTCGCGATGCATCGCCAGTTGCTAGACGCCACCAATAGCGATGCGCTGGATCAACTGCCTGAAGATATTCATCAGGCGCTGGCCGAGCGTGAACAGCAGCTGACGCAGCTGCAAGAAACCTTTGCATTGGTTAATCCTAGTGTTGAAGAAGCACAGATTGCCCAGGTGATCGGCGACTGGACAGGCGTCCCGGTAGAGCGCATGACCAGTGATGAGCTAACGCGGCTTACCGAGCTGCCTACTTATCTAGGGGAATTAATCCAGGGCCAAAGCAGCGCGGTAGAGCGCATTCACCGCCATCTGCTGACTGCCCGTGCGGATCTACGCCGGCCAGGGCGGCCCTTGGGCGCCTTCCTTTTGGTGGGCCCCAGCGGGGTCGGTAAGACTGAAACCGTGGTGCAGATTGCTGACCAGCTGTATGGCGGTCGCCAGTTTCTGACCACTATCAATATGTCCGAATACCAAGAGAAGCATACCGTTTCTCGGCTAATTGGCTCACCGCCTGGCTATGTGGGCTTTGGCGAGGGCGGCCTATTGACCGAAGCGATTCGTCAGCGGCCTTACTCGGTGGTGCTGCTGGATGAAGTTGAAAAAGCGCACCCCGACGTGTTGAACCTCTTCTATCAAGCGTTCGATAAAGGTGAGCTGGCCGATGGGGAAGGGCGATTAATCGACTGTAAAAACGTGCTCTTTTTCATGACCTCTAACCTTGGCTATGAGGCCATTGTCCGCCACGGCGATAACGCTGCCCAGCTTGATGCAGCGCTTTATCCCGTACTGGCTGAGTTCTTCAAGCCCGCACTGCTCGCCCGTATGGAAGTGGTGCCTTATCTGCCGCTAGACGGCGATACGCTGCGCGATATCGCCAAAGCCAAGCTGCACACGCTGGCAACGCGTATTCGCGAACGCCACAGGCATGCGGATGTAGCGCTGGATGACACCCTGGTGGATGCGATTTGCCAGCGTGCCACCCGCAGTGAAAACGGCGCGCGCATGCTGGAATCGGTGATTGACGGTGAGCTGCTCCCGCCGCTGTCGCGTGCCTTGCTCGAACGCATGGCGCGTCGTGAACAGGTGACCCGCGTTGCGCTGGGTGTCGATGCTGAACTGGGCACCTTTACCGCGGAGGTTGCGTAA
- the icmH gene encoding type IVB secretion system protein IcmH/DotU, with protein MQHLTTDERNLVRPRAERSKARHEDLINERGLEHLIHSHAEQLDADEDYWFRLRGHNLNPLVDAASSLLGMVVRVRQLDSAGDVERLYRQVVDEIAAIEIELTEQGYDRATLLAYRYVLCSFIDEAVMGMSWGRQSKWAEHSLLTRFHNETWGGEKVFSILARLQQEPKRYRDMLAFIYLCLCLGFEGRYRVMTHGRDEYEQIVRALGDQLSTLDQPSEETLTHPLRNVVNARQGRRTGFPIWGIFGLFGVAMVAVYMGLSWSLDQQAEQITSLLNQIYR; from the coding sequence ATGCAACATCTCACAACCGATGAGCGCAATTTGGTGCGCCCACGCGCTGAGCGCAGCAAAGCGCGTCATGAAGACCTGATCAATGAGCGTGGCCTAGAGCATTTAATCCACAGCCACGCCGAGCAGTTGGATGCCGATGAGGACTACTGGTTTCGCCTGCGCGGTCACAATTTAAATCCTTTAGTGGACGCCGCCAGCAGCCTGCTTGGAATGGTGGTACGTGTGCGCCAGCTCGACAGCGCAGGCGATGTCGAGCGGCTTTATCGTCAAGTCGTCGACGAAATCGCCGCGATTGAAATCGAGCTGACCGAACAAGGCTACGACCGGGCAACGCTGCTCGCTTACCGCTACGTGCTGTGCTCCTTCATCGATGAAGCGGTGATGGGAATGTCCTGGGGGCGGCAAAGTAAGTGGGCGGAACACTCCTTATTAACGCGCTTTCATAATGAAACCTGGGGTGGCGAAAAAGTCTTTTCTATCCTGGCGCGACTGCAGCAAGAGCCCAAGCGCTACCGCGACATGCTGGCGTTTATTTACCTATGCCTATGCCTGGGTTTTGAAGGTCGCTATCGAGTGATGACCCACGGCCGTGATGAGTACGAACAAATCGTTCGCGCGCTCGGCGACCAGCTTTCTACTCTGGATCAGCCCTCTGAAGAAACGCTTACGCATCCATTGCGTAACGTTGTTAACGCTCGCCAAGGGCGGCGAACGGGCTTTCCTATTTGGGGCATCTTTGGGCTATTTGGGGTTGCCATGGTGGCGGTGTATATGGGCTTGTCATGGTCACTTGACCAGCAGGCTGAGCAGATCACCTCGCTTCTTAACCAAATCTATCGTTAG
- the tssA gene encoding type VI secretion system protein TssA, which translates to MRITAAAHLDPLLAPLANNADGQPVGESLEETSDYLALDAEMMKVGSLQHASVAWESAEALAIRMLSERGKDLKVLGHLLHCLQHDGNGVRFALSLRLLTRALEQPWWAHAYPFNGPRGAKLRPRLFQQFTQRSVKLAAGLDFHNADDEFDACDTALMELQACVEQYSLPGQALNELSRQLTAQRPTQTPSSANSDSATPTSERSETASSQTGQQAAPTVEAPAKVPELRLEAGNERSNRQALLKMADFLTEQASGEPLAYRLRRYAVWSAIQALPSSKEGGRTELAPVSADRIAGYREAFARGGDSDLWQRIENSLAVSPYWLEGHRLSAGIAKQLGHPRCAEAIRDEAQRFVQRLPGIEALTFNNGAAFVDDETQRWLHSSGMPGSGGASSGGNDAWQAGLEEAREEMEGGDVGAALKVLDQGLSAARSPRENAYWRLASADLLHEAGLESLAQQHYRTLHQTITELAMEQWEPSLVSRLKAAVKETH; encoded by the coding sequence ATGCGTATTACCGCCGCCGCTCATCTTGATCCTCTGCTGGCCCCGCTGGCTAACAATGCAGACGGGCAGCCTGTGGGGGAGTCGCTTGAGGAAACCAGCGATTATCTAGCCCTTGACGCTGAAATGATGAAAGTCGGCTCGCTGCAACATGCAAGTGTCGCGTGGGAAAGCGCTGAAGCGCTGGCGATTCGCATGCTGAGCGAGCGCGGCAAAGACTTAAAAGTGCTAGGCCATTTGCTGCACTGCCTACAGCACGATGGCAATGGCGTGCGCTTTGCGCTGTCACTACGCCTGTTAACGCGTGCTCTGGAGCAGCCCTGGTGGGCGCATGCCTATCCCTTTAATGGTCCGCGGGGCGCAAAGCTGCGGCCGCGATTGTTTCAGCAGTTTACCCAGCGCAGCGTAAAGCTCGCCGCCGGGCTGGACTTTCATAATGCAGACGATGAGTTCGATGCTTGCGATACCGCGCTAATGGAGCTGCAGGCATGCGTAGAGCAATACTCACTCCCCGGGCAGGCGCTGAATGAGTTGAGCCGCCAGCTCACCGCGCAGCGTCCTACTCAAACACCGTCTTCAGCCAATAGCGATAGCGCTACGCCAACGAGTGAGCGAAGCGAGACCGCGAGCAGCCAAACAGGGCAGCAAGCGGCGCCAACCGTTGAGGCGCCCGCGAAAGTGCCGGAGCTGCGCTTAGAGGCAGGTAACGAGCGCTCGAATCGTCAGGCGCTGCTCAAGATGGCGGATTTTTTGACCGAGCAGGCCTCGGGGGAACCGCTTGCTTACCGCCTTCGCCGCTACGCCGTTTGGAGTGCCATACAAGCGCTGCCTTCTTCTAAAGAAGGCGGGCGGACAGAGCTTGCGCCCGTTTCCGCCGACCGCATTGCCGGCTACCGAGAAGCCTTTGCGCGCGGCGGCGACAGCGACTTATGGCAGCGCATTGAAAATAGCCTAGCGGTCAGCCCCTATTGGCTAGAAGGCCACCGGCTGAGCGCTGGTATTGCCAAACAGCTGGGGCATCCGCGCTGCGCTGAGGCGATCCGTGATGAAGCGCAGCGCTTTGTGCAACGTCTGCCCGGCATTGAAGCGCTGACCTTTAATAACGGTGCGGCGTTTGTCGATGATGAGACTCAGCGCTGGCTGCATAGCAGCGGAATGCCGGGTAGCGGTGGGGCCAGCAGTGGCGGTAATGATGCTTGGCAGGCGGGCTTAGAAGAGGCTCGCGAGGAAATGGAAGGTGGCGATGTGGGCGCGGCATTAAAAGTGCTTGATCAAGGCCTTAGCGCCGCCCGATCGCCTCGTGAAAATGCCTATTGGCGTTTAGCGAGTGCAGACCTTTTGCATGAAGCCGGGCTGGAGAGCCTTGCGCAGCAGCACTACCGCACATTGCACCAAACTATCACCGAACTTGCGATGGAACAGTGGGAACCATCGCTCGTATCGCGCCTTAAAGCGGCGGTTAAAGAAACGCACTAA
- a CDS encoding sigma-54 interaction domain-containing protein, translating to MTLLAAMPIALTLVESANAEALRARAATLVRDGLGLDGAECLYVEGSGRWLGRDGDAAQFDCSDFSHPYAHVIRSGKALTLSVGDARTRLDHRAFQTQVARLAANKCLQVRPLRAMDGDQEWLGVLLMVGERDALNALNDDPGMAAFEALLCRLWARLSREQGERHRTRALRDSLAKLNDGARRQTLADQLAEDLLGQSMAMHTLRRQVVRAAETNLAVLLQGETGTGKDRVARALHQLSARSKGPFMAINCAAIPEALLESELFGHSKGAFSGADQAQEGLISQADGGTLFLDEVGDMPLALQAKLLRVLESGRYRPLGASEERCADLRIVSATHQPLREHIREQQFRADLYYRLGQFPLTLPPLAERRDDIAQLAQSFITDFCQREGRVEMGITPAALRLLHGRDYPGNVRELKNLIDYACAMTAQGTDIDAYVLPGELDNDAPINTTLPTSGGAYALPDSIDDLRQALRDVESDIIRQRLLHFGGNRAQTAESLGLPKRTLAHKCQLLELDTK from the coding sequence ATGACGCTGCTAGCCGCAATGCCGATTGCATTAACCCTAGTAGAGAGTGCTAACGCAGAGGCGTTGCGCGCGCGAGCAGCAACGCTGGTGCGTGATGGCCTGGGCCTGGATGGCGCAGAGTGCCTCTATGTGGAAGGCAGCGGCCGCTGGCTGGGGCGTGACGGCGATGCCGCGCAGTTCGATTGCAGTGATTTTAGCCATCCCTACGCCCACGTTATTCGTAGCGGTAAAGCGCTAACGTTAAGTGTGGGTGATGCACGCACGCGTTTGGACCACCGCGCGTTTCAAACACAAGTGGCGCGCTTAGCGGCGAATAAATGCCTCCAAGTACGGCCACTGCGGGCAATGGACGGTGATCAAGAGTGGCTGGGTGTGCTGTTAATGGTGGGCGAGCGAGACGCTCTCAACGCGCTTAATGACGACCCCGGCATGGCAGCTTTTGAAGCCTTGCTATGCAGGCTGTGGGCACGGCTTTCGAGAGAGCAGGGCGAGCGGCATCGTACGCGCGCGCTGCGTGATTCCCTCGCCAAACTCAACGACGGCGCCCGGCGCCAGACGCTGGCAGACCAGTTAGCAGAAGACCTGCTGGGGCAGTCGATGGCTATGCACACGCTGCGCCGCCAAGTGGTGAGAGCAGCAGAAACTAATCTGGCCGTGTTGCTGCAAGGCGAAACCGGGACGGGTAAAGATCGTGTAGCGCGTGCCCTGCACCAGCTTTCGGCGCGCTCAAAAGGCCCGTTTATGGCGATTAACTGCGCTGCCATTCCCGAGGCGCTGCTGGAGTCTGAGCTGTTCGGTCATTCCAAAGGTGCATTTTCAGGCGCGGACCAGGCCCAGGAAGGACTGATTAGCCAAGCCGACGGCGGCACGCTTTTTCTGGATGAGGTGGGTGATATGCCGCTAGCGCTGCAGGCCAAGCTGCTGCGCGTGCTGGAAAGCGGCCGTTATCGCCCTTTGGGGGCGAGCGAAGAACGCTGCGCCGATTTACGCATAGTGTCTGCGACCCATCAGCCGCTTCGCGAGCATATCCGCGAGCAGCAGTTTCGCGCCGATCTTTACTACCGGCTCGGTCAGTTCCCGTTGACCCTGCCCCCGCTTGCCGAACGGCGCGATGACATCGCTCAACTGGCGCAATCGTTCATCACCGATTTCTGCCAGCGTGAAGGGCGCGTCGAAATGGGTATTACGCCCGCGGCGCTGCGCTTACTGCACGGTCGCGATTACCCTGGCAACGTGCGCGAGTTAAAAAACCTTATCGACTACGCCTGCGCTATGACCGCGCAAGGCACTGATATTGATGCCTACGTGCTGCCAGGAGAGCTTGATAATGACGCGCCCATAAATACGACTCTGCCGACCAGCGGTGGCGCGTACGCGTTGCCGGACAGTATTGACGACTTGCGCCAGGCGCTGCGGGACGTTGAGTCCGACATTATTCGTCAGCGGTTGCTGCACTTTGGCGGCAACCGAGCACAAACCGCTGAAAGCCTTGGCTTACCTAAGCGAACGCTGGCGCACAAGTGCCAACTGCTAGAACTGGATACCAAATGA
- the vasI gene encoding type VI secretion system-associated protein VasI has product MKMTLLTRQWSCRALLIIGAGSSPGLYADSHQAGLESVLDNAQACAEEPSRLDRLSCYDDVFKPTLATTNDSELSDLWYAIERQEAERDTQALGLMVEQVGDDVLMSVPALGTTPPRPVMVMACEKAITRFQLHMPEPVNAARVDLQLSTNTGSIQQQWRARDDGHVLNGGRGLPAIETLRQLLNANEVTLTSDVAVLNGLRFDITGLRQAIQPMREACRW; this is encoded by the coding sequence ATGAAAATGACCTTACTGACGCGCCAATGGTCATGCAGGGCGCTGCTCATTATAGGCGCTGGCAGTAGCCCCGGGCTGTATGCCGACTCGCATCAAGCAGGGCTAGAGAGTGTATTGGATAACGCGCAGGCCTGTGCGGAAGAGCCCTCGCGTTTAGATCGGCTCAGCTGCTACGACGACGTGTTTAAACCAACGCTGGCCACGACAAACGATTCAGAGCTATCCGACCTGTGGTACGCCATTGAGCGCCAAGAGGCCGAGCGAGATACACAGGCGCTAGGGCTGATGGTGGAACAAGTCGGCGACGATGTGTTGATGAGCGTGCCTGCGTTGGGAACCACGCCGCCGCGCCCGGTGATGGTGATGGCCTGTGAGAAAGCGATCACTCGCTTCCAACTGCACATGCCTGAACCGGTCAACGCGGCTCGCGTTGATCTTCAGCTTTCGACTAATACGGGCAGTATCCAGCAGCAGTGGCGTGCACGCGACGATGGCCATGTACTTAACGGCGGCCGAGGGTTGCCCGCGATTGAGACATTGCGACAGCTGCTTAACGCCAATGAGGTCACGCTGACGAGTGATGTCGCCGTGTTGAATGGTTTGCGTTTTGACATCACGGGCTTGCGTCAAGCCATTCAGCCCATGCGCGAAGCGTGCCGCTGGTAA